A genomic region of Methanomassiliicoccus sp. contains the following coding sequences:
- a CDS encoding YkgJ family cysteine cluster protein produces MGIEQLIFKGKAVDQTYAQWVEELYATGGIERSIAGRMALLAELQDGFQCERCGKCCREQKEIEFSMDDLKLASKKQGMNVPQFIRKYGLKRMSYAGIGIYHALKLADGDRCPFLDGAECVIYEARPDVCRRYPFLTPEGVARTLQMEKGIWFYGAQCDASVEYMRRMSAELGLAEPEPDAETKNKMKAKKRSSKPKKKAVKKSTKGKKKKASSKPAKIAGE; encoded by the coding sequence TTGGGGATAGAGCAGCTGATCTTCAAGGGAAAAGCGGTTGACCAAACATACGCTCAATGGGTAGAGGAACTGTATGCAACCGGAGGCATCGAGCGCAGCATAGCCGGCAGAATGGCTCTTCTTGCAGAGCTTCAGGATGGCTTCCAATGTGAGAGGTGCGGCAAGTGCTGCAGGGAGCAGAAGGAGATAGAGTTCAGCATGGATGATCTGAAGCTGGCATCAAAGAAGCAAGGGATGAATGTCCCCCAGTTCATACGAAAATACGGCTTGAAGAGGATGTCCTATGCGGGCATAGGCATCTATCACGCCCTCAAGCTAGCTGATGGTGATCGATGTCCGTTCCTAGACGGCGCTGAGTGCGTCATCTATGAGGCTAGGCCTGATGTCTGCCGCCGATATCCTTTCTTGACACCGGAGGGAGTGGCCCGTACCCTGCAGATGGAGAAAGGGATATGGTTCTACGGGGCCCAATGCGATGCGTCGGTGGAGTACATGCGGAGGATGTCCGCGGAATTGGGGCTAGCCGAGCCCGAGCCCGATGCGGAGACCAAGAATAAGATGAAGGCGAAGAAGAGGTCGTCCAAGCCCAAGAAGAAGGCCGTCAAGAAGTCCACCAAGGGCAAGAAGAAAAAGGCTAGCTCGAAACCGGCCAAGATCGCCGGGGAGTGA
- a CDS encoding cysteine synthase family protein — protein sequence MEKPAADFKENILKTIGNTPLVKINKLNPNRNTTIYAKVEGFNPTGSIKDRIALSMIQQAEEEGKLTRGKTIIEPTSGNTGVALAMIGAIKGYGVEIVMSESVSVERRQMIKAFGGTVTLSEGKYGTDGAIRMARELVRENPEKYFMPDQFSNQYNKMAHYKTTGDEIWKQTGGMVDYFVSALGTSGTIMGVGKALKEHDPNIKVVSAHPVKGHYIQGLKNMEEAIVPAIYDPSEIDTTIMVETEAAYEMTRQIVKQEGIFVGMSSGAAMYAAVELAKQIDSGVIVTILPDRGEKYLSTSLFQA from the coding sequence ATGGAAAAGCCAGCAGCTGATTTCAAGGAAAATATCCTGAAAACGATCGGCAACACACCATTGGTCAAGATCAACAAGCTCAATCCCAACAGGAACACGACCATCTATGCAAAGGTGGAGGGCTTCAATCCCACCGGCAGCATCAAGGACAGGATCGCCCTGAGCATGATCCAGCAGGCGGAGGAGGAGGGTAAGCTCACCAGGGGCAAGACCATCATCGAGCCCACGTCGGGTAACACCGGAGTAGCCCTGGCCATGATAGGTGCGATAAAAGGCTATGGGGTAGAGATCGTCATGAGCGAGTCCGTCTCGGTGGAGAGGCGGCAGATGATCAAGGCTTTCGGGGGGACCGTGACCCTGAGCGAGGGGAAGTACGGCACGGACGGCGCGATAAGGATGGCGAGAGAACTTGTCAGGGAAAACCCCGAGAAGTACTTCATGCCCGACCAGTTCTCGAACCAGTACAACAAGATGGCACATTACAAGACCACGGGCGATGAGATCTGGAAGCAGACCGGAGGCATGGTGGACTACTTCGTCTCGGCCCTCGGCACTTCCGGTACGATCATGGGAGTGGGCAAGGCGTTGAAGGAGCACGACCCTAACATCAAGGTCGTAAGCGCCCATCCTGTCAAGGGTCACTACATCCAGGGGCTCAAGAACATGGAGGAGGCCATCGTCCCGGCGATCTACGATCCGTCAGAGATCGACACCACGATAATGGTGGAGACGGAAGCGGCGTACGAGATGACACGTCAGATCGTGAAACAGGAGGGCATCTTCGTCGGCATGAGCAGCGGAGCCGCAATGTATGCCGCCGTGGAGCTGGCCAAACAGATAGATTCCGGGGTAATCGTGACCATCTTGCCGGACCGAGGAGAGAAGTATCTGAGCACCAGCCTGTTCCAGGCTTGA
- a CDS encoding PAS domain S-box protein gives MNYRDDHQDDASDESGTLRNGPVEGVRGMEKDWDYLKPILDSALNVCLAYIDTDFNFIYVNEAYASNCGLRPEEMIGKNHFILYPDGENEAIFKRVRDTGVPAKYRDKPFTYPDQPQRGTTYWDWTLVPVRDGGGIIIGLVLSLIETTERKKAEDVVMQSEEMYRLLHDTMLQGVVFQDASGEIISMNPVAERILGKDPEDFIGSSSVGEERYCIREDGSTFPGEEHPAMVALRTGIRIRDVIMGVWNLRDGDYRWIDITAVPLFRPGELRPYQVYTVFEDITVRKRTERALRKSEGRYRHLFDSMAEAFELVEPVFKDGRLVDGKYQDVNPSWERMTGLNKREVVGKMARSIIGSADERWLEALDRALKTGLPVQIESYNTRLDRHFNSIVWRCSENACGVTTTDITESKKAEEDIWRKQAILEGINRIFREAISAESNEELGLACLKVAEILTNSRFGLIGHIQPPNGMEGIAGGMEWEAYSFTSPHRSERYPTNLKVHGIFGRVLTGGKAFYSNDPGAHPDYIELPDGHPRLTSFLGVPLTHLGKVIGMIGLGNKEDGYNDEDLRTVESLAPAIVEALHRKRAEEEKKRSAEELRRSNAELQQFAYVASHDLREPLRMVSSYLGLLDRYAGKELDAKSKEFMRYALEGSVRMRRMIDDLLLYSRIETQGKALEKVELEDVLAIVLKDLKGAIEESGASITNDPLPTVTVDRTQMVQVLQNLIGNAVKFRAEEAPQIHVSARLENDAWVISVQDNGIGIEPKHGDRLFLMFQRLHSQEEYEGTGIGLAIVKKIVEHHNGKIWFESEPGKGSTFYFTLPA, from the coding sequence ATGAACTATCGGGACGATCATCAGGACGATGCTTCAGACGAGAGCGGCACGTTGAGAAACGGCCCGGTGGAGGGCGTTAGGGGCATGGAGAAGGATTGGGATTATCTGAAGCCCATACTGGACAGCGCCCTCAATGTATGCCTTGCCTACATAGACACGGACTTCAACTTCATTTATGTTAACGAGGCGTATGCGAGCAATTGTGGGCTCCGCCCCGAGGAAATGATAGGAAAGAACCATTTCATTCTCTACCCGGACGGGGAGAACGAGGCCATCTTCAAGAGGGTCCGCGATACCGGGGTCCCGGCAAAGTATCGGGACAAGCCCTTCACCTACCCTGATCAGCCACAAAGAGGCACGACCTATTGGGACTGGACCCTCGTACCGGTGAGGGACGGGGGCGGCATCATCATCGGTCTGGTGCTGTCCCTCATCGAGACCACGGAAAGGAAAAAGGCCGAAGATGTTGTAATGCAGTCCGAGGAGATGTACCGGCTCCTGCACGATACAATGCTCCAGGGTGTCGTCTTCCAGGATGCCAGCGGTGAGATCATTTCCATGAACCCGGTGGCCGAGCGCATTCTGGGGAAGGACCCTGAGGATTTCATCGGCAGCAGTTCCGTCGGGGAGGAGCGTTATTGCATCAGGGAGGACGGTTCCACGTTCCCGGGGGAGGAGCACCCCGCCATGGTAGCGCTCAGGACGGGGATCAGGATAAGGGACGTCATTATGGGGGTCTGGAACCTGCGCGATGGGGACTACCGCTGGATCGACATCACTGCGGTACCTCTTTTCAGACCAGGGGAGCTCAGGCCCTACCAGGTCTACACTGTCTTCGAGGACATCACTGTGAGGAAGAGGACGGAGCGGGCCCTGCGTAAAAGTGAGGGCCGATACCGCCATCTGTTCGATTCCATGGCCGAGGCATTCGAACTGGTGGAACCGGTCTTCAAAGATGGCCGATTGGTGGACGGCAAGTACCAGGACGTCAACCCGTCATGGGAGAGGATGACAGGCCTTAACAAAAGGGAAGTGGTGGGGAAAATGGCCAGGAGCATCATCGGATCTGCGGATGAGCGCTGGCTGGAAGCACTGGACAGGGCCCTTAAAACAGGCCTGCCCGTCCAGATCGAGAGCTATAATACAAGACTGGACAGGCATTTCAACAGCATCGTCTGGAGATGCTCCGAGAACGCCTGCGGGGTGACCACCACAGACATCACTGAGAGCAAGAAGGCCGAGGAGGATATCTGGCGCAAGCAGGCCATTCTAGAGGGCATCAACCGCATCTTCCGTGAGGCCATCTCCGCCGAGTCCAACGAGGAACTGGGCCTTGCGTGCCTGAAGGTGGCGGAGATTCTAACCAACAGCAGGTTCGGGCTCATCGGGCATATACAACCTCCAAACGGCATGGAGGGGATCGCCGGGGGAATGGAGTGGGAGGCGTACAGCTTCACCTCTCCTCATCGGTCCGAGAGGTACCCCACGAACCTCAAGGTCCATGGGATCTTCGGACGCGTCCTGACGGGGGGGAAGGCATTCTACTCCAATGATCCCGGCGCCCACCCTGATTACATCGAACTGCCAGATGGGCATCCTCGACTAACCTCCTTCCTGGGAGTACCTCTCACGCACTTAGGCAAGGTCATCGGAATGATAGGGCTGGGTAACAAAGAGGATGGGTATAACGACGAAGACCTCCGCACGGTAGAGTCACTGGCCCCGGCGATCGTGGAAGCCCTCCACCGCAAGAGGGCAGAGGAGGAGAAAAAGAGGTCCGCCGAGGAGCTCCGAAGGTCCAACGCCGAGCTCCAACAGTTCGCCTACGTGGCATCGCACGATCTGCGAGAGCCGCTGAGGATGGTCTCCTCGTACCTCGGCCTTCTGGACAGGTACGCCGGGAAGGAGTTGGACGCTAAGTCGAAGGAGTTCATGCGTTATGCACTTGAGGGCTCTGTGCGCATGAGACGCATGATCGATGACCTGCTCCTGTATTCGCGGATCGAGACTCAGGGCAAGGCGCTGGAAAAGGTGGAACTGGAGGATGTCCTGGCCATCGTCCTGAAGGACCTGAAAGGGGCGATAGAGGAGAGCGGGGCCTCCATCACCAACGACCCTTTGCCCACGGTCACCGTGGACCGTACGCAGATGGTTCAGGTGCTTCAGAACCTCATCGGCAACGCCGTCAAGTTCCGCGCCGAGGAGGCGCCGCAGATACATGTGTCCGCCCGCTTGGAGAACGATGCTTGGGTGATATCTGTTCAGGACAACGGCATCGGCATTGAGCCTAAGCATGGGGATCGCCTCTTCCTTATGTTCCAGCGCCTCCATTCACAGGAGGAGTACGAAGGCACGGGCATAGGCCTCGCCATCGTAAAGAAGATCGTCGAGCACCACAACGGGAAGATATGGTTCGAGTCCGAACCGGGTAAGGGATCGACGTTCTACTTCACGCTGCCCGCGTGA